Proteins from one Salarias fasciatus unplaced genomic scaffold, fSalaFa1.1, whole genome shotgun sequence genomic window:
- the LOC115384484 gene encoding protein FAM107B-like, with protein MGASYGKKRTYSIDQDPPRTGVKTRRQNPSRADVQQHHAEGVHRRAPPTCSSAHQTNVQSEDVELIKPRKLQNPVKSSRSHQELHRELLSRRGCVEMKPELQRVLESRKREQLIRQRKQEDDAHRKMSPLEAELRKRHDKLDELERQQEQQQQQDLRAPEFIKVKENLRRTSICKDEKMV; from the exons aTGGGAGCTTCGTATGGGAAGAAG aGGACGTACAGCATTGACCAGGATCCACCGAGGACCGGTGTGAAGACCCGCAGACAGAACCCGTCCAGAG CTGATGTCCAGCAGCACCACGCTGAAGGTGTCCACCGGAGGGCTCCGcccacctgcagctccgcccaTCAGACCAACGTCCAATCAGAAGACGTGGAACTGATCAAACCCCGGAAGCTGCAGAACCCGGTCAAGTCGTCCCGGAGCCACCAGGAGCTGCACCGCGAGCTGCTGAGCCGCcg ggggtGTGTGGAGATGAAGCCGGAGCTTCAGAGAGTTTTAGAGTCGAGGAAACGAGAGCAGCTGATTcgtcagaggaaacaggaagacgACGCCCACAGGAAGATGTCTCctctggaggcggagcttcggAAGAGACATGACAAACTGGATGAG ctggagagacagcaggagcagcagcagcagcaggacctcAGAGCTCCAGAGTTCATCAAAGTGAAGGAGAATCTGAGACGGACGTCCATCTGTAAAGACGAGAAGATGGTGTGA